TCGCGCTTGGAAAGTTTTCACGCTTTTAGGCGGCGAGATAGCTTTGCAAAAAGGGGATGCTGGTATGGCTTTGGGCACCTATATGCATATGCTCGACCGCACAAAATCACCCGACGTAGCAGAACGCGCATTGGAAATGGCGGTTTCACTCAATGCATTTGAACAGGCCGAATTGATTTATCAAAAATGGCGGGAAATCGAACCTGTTCCGGGTGCAGCGCAAAAACGCATGACTTGGCTACGCGACCTTCTACTCGAAAAAAACGACAAACACCTCAGCGGCTTGGATGAAGTCCTTGCAGGCGCTACCGAAGAACAAAACCGCCGTATTTTCCTACTTCTGGCCCAAACCGCCGTCCAGCAGCCTGATTTGGCAGAAAAGGCCTCGGCACAAGTTCATAAAGAAACACTCAAATACCCTGAAATGCCTGAAGCGGCGATTGCAGATGCCATTTACAGCGCATACGACGGCAAGAAAAAAAATGCCATTGCCGCCCTGCAAAGGCTCGCCAAACTGGATTCGGAAATCCTGCCTCCGACTATGCTCACCTTGCGCCTAATGGCGCAACGCAGTCCGGAAATCCTCAACGGATTCTTCGAACAAACCGACACGCGCAAACTGTCATCCGTATGGCAGGAGCTTGAAATCACCAACCTGGTTGCCAACCACCGCCCCGACAAGGCATACAGTCGTCTGAAAACATTACTGGAAGACAATCCCTCGCCCGATTTGTTTATCCAGGCTGCGATACTCTCCTCCAGCCGTAAAGATGACTTATCCGTTGTCAACCATTACCTCGAAAAAGCCTACCAATCCGGCACAAGCCAACAACAAAGCCGTGCCGCCCTGATCGGCGCCATGACTTATGCCGATGCCAAAGATTACGTCAAGGCCAAACAATGGCTCGGCAAAATCAATTCTGCGGATTACATTTTCGACAAAACCGTTCTCGGCGCTTCGCTCGAAGCCGAACAAGGCAACGGCAAAGCCGCGTGGGAATTGGCACAACGTGCGCTCAAACTGCCCGAGCAGCAGGGACGCTTTTTCGGTGCGCGCGAATTACAGCGTGTTTCCCTGTTTGCCATCGCCAAACATGACAACCCCAAAAAAGCACTATCAGAGTTGAATACACTCATGGTAAAAGCTTCCAAACAGCCTGATGCCAACCAACTGCTGCCCGACATCCTCTATCAACGCGCCATGGTTTACGACAAAATTGGAGAGCGCGACAAAGCTATTGCCGACCTTCGCCGCCAGTTGGAAATATCCCCCGACAGTACCAGCGGCATGAATGCACTAGGCTATATCATGCTTTCTTCCCCGAAATATGATTTAAACGAAGCATTCAAACTGATTCAGGCCGCGTATCAGGTTGAGCCGGAAAATCCCGCCATCAACGACAGTCTCGGTTGGGCATATTATCTGAAAGGCGATGCCGAAACCGCCTTACCCTACCTGCAATACGCCTTCGAACAATATCCCGACGCTGAAGTCGCCTCGCATTTGGGCGAAGTTTTGTGGAAGCTCGGCAAGCAAGAAGATGCCAAAGCCGTTTGGACCGAAGGTTTAAAACAAGAAGGCGACATCGGTTTATTGAAAGAAACCATGCGCCGATTTAACATCCCCGTTTCCCCGCGCAAAAACCACCCTTCCGCTAAAACAAAATAAAAACAGGTCGTCTGAAAACTTTTCAGACGACCCTTCCCCTGCACAGGATTTATCATGAAACAGACCAATATATTATCCGCAGCCGCCCTAACCCTCCTCATCACCGCCTGCGCCCGCCCCGAGTTCCCGCAGCAAAATGGTTGGCAACCGGCTGAAACAGTCAACGATTTTTCCGCCGAAGGACGAATCGCCGTCAAACTCGAAGGCAAAGGCTCTTACGCCAACTTCGATTGGACATACCAAAACCAAGTCCAAACCATCAACATCAACACCCCAATCGGCAGCACCGTAGGGCAGTTGTGCCAAGACAATCAAGGCGTATTGGCTGTCGATAACAAAGGCCGTACATATGAAGCCGCTACCGCACAAGAACTCAGCAACCGCCTATTGGGATTCGAACTCCCTATCCAATACCTGCACATTTGGGCAAGCGGAAAACGTGTAGCCGACGCACCATACCAACTGCTCCCTGGCAGCCGCCTGCAACAATTCGACTGGACAATTTCCCGCACACTCAACAGCAACGGCAAACCCAAAACCCTCTTATTGGAAAACCCGAAACTCACTCTGCGCTTGGCATTTGACAACCTCGACGATCATCCCGAGGGCAACACCCAAACCCAATGTGCCGCCAGAAAATAACCATCTTGCAACACAACCGTAAACAAAATGATTCCAAACGAAGCACAAGCCTTCCCAGCTCCTGCCAAACTCAACCTGGATCTCAGAATCACTGGAAAACGCGCAGACGGCTACCACAACCTAGAAAGTATTTTCTGCCTGATTGACTTATGCGATACCGTTTATCTGAAACCACGTTCAGACGACCTTATCATACTCCACACACCGACAGGCGATATTCCACCGGAACAAGACCTGGCATACCGTGCCGCATCTTTACTGCAAAAACACACTAACTCAAAATTAGGCGTTGAAATTTGGTTGGATAAAAAAATCCCGACAGGCGCCGGCTTGGGAGGGGGCAGTTCGGATGCAGCAACCACACTCACCGTATTGAATCATTGGTGGGAATGCCGATTATCCCGCCAACAGTTAATTGATTTAGGTGTGACTCTGGGTGCAGATATTCCCTTCTTCCTTTTCGGCAAAAATGCCTTTGCCAAAGGAATAGGCGAACAATTATCCCCTATCGACATACCAAAGCAATGGTATGTCATCATCAAACCCAAGGCTCATGTTTCCACTCCCAAAATTTTCTCGCATGGGAACTTGACACGAAATTCCAAACCAAGCATAATGCCGACTTTCCAATCTTTGCAGCCATTCAGGAATGATATGCAGGCTGTTGTTTTTCAGGAATATCCTGAAGTTTGGGAAGCTTATTGTGAATTATCCAAATACGGTTCTGCAATAATGACAGGATCTGGAGCATGTGTATTTCTCTCTACGGATAGTCAGCAAGAAGCAAACAATATATACCAACAAGTTTCACAATCATATGAAGCATATTGTGTTGAAGGTTTAGACATTCATCCTTTGTTTCAAATGATTTAATAAAGTTGGGGAGTCGTCAAGCGGTTAAGACACTGGATTTTGATTCCAGCATGCGAAGGTTCGAATCCTTCCTCCCCAGCCAAATCCCTTTGTTGGGGAGTCGTCAAGCGGTTAAGACACTGGATTTTGATTCCAGCATGCGAAGGTTCGAATCCTTCCTCCCCAGCCAACACCCTTTATTGGGGAGTCGTCAAGCGGTTAAGACACTGGATTTTGATTCCAGCATGCGAAGGTTCGAATCCTTCCTCCCCAGCCAAATAAGAGCGTGTAAGTTTCCTTACACGCTCTTTTATGTTAAGAATCAATGACAACGCTGAAAAACTTTGTTTTGTCGTGATAAATTTGGGGCGAAAAAAGACGGAACGGTAATGCAACGCCGCAAATTTAATTCACTATGCCGGTCATTATGCGTATAATAACGCCCATAATGTCTTGGACATAAAGCAGAGGGAAGCATGACGTTTTCTGAGCGGAAGTTAAACATAAAAACAGGTGAAAATATGGCCGCATACGACAGTTTGATGGTATTTACCGGCAACGCAAATCCGGAGTTGGCGCAACGCGTTGTCAAACACTTGGATATTTCGTTAGGCGAAGCCTCCGTATCCAAATTCTCAGACGGCGAAATTGCCATCGAATTAATGGAAAACGTCCGTGGTCGTGATGTTTTTATCCTGCAGCCCACCTGCGCCCCAACCAATGACAACCTGATGGAAATCCTGACGATGGCCGATGCGCTGAAACGCGCTTCCGCCGGTCGTATTACCGCGGCAATTCCTTATTTCGGCTATGCCCGCCAAGATCGCCGTCCGCGTTCTGTGCGCGTTCCGATTTCCGCCAAACTGGTGGCTAATATGTTGTATTCCGCAGGTATCGACCGTGTTTTGACTGTTGATTTGCATGCCGACCAGATTCAGGGGTTCTTTGATATCCCTGTTGACAACATCTACGCCACTCCTATTCTGTTGAATGACATCAAACAGCAGCGGATTGAAAACCTGACCGTAGTCAGCCCCGATATTGGCGGTGTAGTCCGCGCCCGTGCTGTTGCAAAATCATTAAATGCCGATTTGGCAATTATCGACAAACGCCGCCCGAAAGCCAATGTGGCGGAAGTCATGAATATTATTGGCGATATTCAAGGCCGTACCTGTCTGATTGTGGATGACATGATTGATACTGCGAATACGCTGTGTAAAGCTGCCGTCGCTTTGAAAGAGCGCGGAGCAGAACGTGTCTTGGCATATGCCAGCCACGCCGTATTCTCCGGAGAGGCAGTCAGCCGTATTGCCTCGTCCGAAATCGACCAAGTTGTCGTTACCGACACCATCCCTCTGTCTGAAGCGGCCAAACAATGCGACCGTATCCGTCAAGTGACGATTGCCGGCCTTTTGGCTGAAACGGTCCGCCGCATCAGCAATGAAGAATCCGTCTCATATCTTTTCAATGAAGAAGTGATGACAGGCAGCATGTTGCTGCCATAACCCCGAAGCCGTCTTAAGCTGGTCGCGGCCGATGACGGTAGTTTTATTTAATTTGGAGTATTTAACATGACTTATGAAATTCAAGCCTCTGTTCGTGAAGCACAAGGCACTGGTGCGAGCCGCCGCCTGCGTCGCGAAGGCCAAATCCCCGGTATTTTGTACGGTGAAGGTCAAGAGCCCGTTGCAATTGCTGTGGATCACAAAACTGTATTCTACGCATTGGAAAAAGAATCTTTCCACACTGCACTGATCAAACTGTCCCTGAACGGTGAAACCAAAGACGTTATCGTCCGTGATTTCCAAATGCACCCATTCCGTCGCGAAGTTCAACATATCGACTTCCAGGCCGTTAAAGCCGACCAACCGGTACGCATCCGTGTTCCCCTGCACATTGTTAACGCTGAAAACTCTCAAGCCGTGAAACTGCAAGGCGGTCGCGTATCCCTGTTGAACACTACTGTTGAAGTGGTTGCTTTGCCTGCCAACATCCCTGCATACTTGGATTTGGACTGCACTAAAGTCGTTGCCGGCGACATCCTTCACCTGTCTGACATCCAACTGCCTGAAGGTGTAGAAAGCGTTTCTCTGAAACGTAACGAAAACCTGGCGGTTGCTACCGTTACCGGTAAAAAACGCTAATTCCTTATGTGGAAATAAAAAACCGCACCGAATGGTGCGGTTTTTTATTTTTTATTATTAAAATAATCTATTTAAAAAATATATTTTATAAATATATAACTACTTGATTTGAATCAAAGCTCCAAATTGAGTTTCATTTATAATCGCCGACATTGGAACTGAGACGACACTTCTCAAAGTCCTCAAGATTTTCTGATCAGTAGATGATACATCTGCTTTGATTTAATACTCTCTATCTCTTTCCTCTTGATGTGTGTGTGTTTGGGTGTGGCTGTTGCCACCCCTTTTTTTTGGCTTTTATGTGAAGTAAAATCCGTAACAGCAAATTCTTAACTTCAACCATTTATCCGGAAACAAAATCATGAGCAATAAATTGACTCCGCCTGCCGAACTGCCTGATGAGCAGGATTTACGGGCGGTCTTGGCGTACAACATGCGGCTTTTCCGCGTGAATAAAGGCTGGTCTCAGGAAGAGCTGGCGCGGCAATGCGGTTTGGACAGGACTTATGTATCGGCTGTGGAGCGCAAACGCTGGAACATTGCGTTGTCGAATATTGAAAAAATGGCGACGGCTTTGGGTGTAGCGGCGTATCAGTTGCTGCTGTCGCCGCAGGAGCTGCTAAACCTGATGACCAATCCCTCTGATGCCCAACAGAGGTCGTCTGAAAACGATATTTGACCACCAAATCATCCGCCCCCTCTCCCCACTACTTGAAAGAATAAAAAATGTCTGCAAACCTGTCTTCAGCATTGGAAACCTTCAATCAGCAGCGTGCTGCCGCCGAAGCGCATTATTTGAAAGCCAACCGCGTGTCGGTATTTTTCAGGGAATACACGGCGGCAGTCGAAACCTTGTTGGCGGCATTGTGGGCAGAGCATTTTCAAAACAGCGCATTATGCCTGATGGCGACCGGCGGCTTCGGGCGCGGCGAACTGTATCCTTATTCTGATTTAGATTTGGCAGTCGTGTCGTCTGAAACCGTTTCAGACGACCTTCAGGAAAAAATTGCGGCTTTCGTGCAGGCTTTATGGGATATGAAACTTTCGCCGTCGGTCAAAAGCGGCACCGTTGACGAACTGTGCGAAAGCGTGCGCGATGATATTACGGGGGATACGGCGTTTTTAGAGGCCCGTTTTTTGTTCGGCAACCGCCAAACCGCGGACGAGTTGACGGAAAAAATGAACGCGCAACGCAATGTAGCGGCGTTTATCGAAGCAAAACTGGTGGAGATGGAACACCGCCATGCCAAATCGCAAGGTTCGGGTGCGGTATTGGAGCCGAACATCAAAAGCTGTCCGGGCGGTCTGCGCGACATCCATACCCTGCTTTGGATAGCGAAAGCGCAAGGTTTGGCAACCAATCTTCCTGCGTTGGTACAACAAGGTATTCTGACGCGCACCGAAGCCGGCATGCTTTCACACGGCTACCGCCGCCTCGCCCACATCCGCATCCATCTGCATTTAAACGCAAAACGCGCCGAAGACCGCCTGCTGTTCGATTTGCAGCCGCAAGTCGCCGAAAGCATGGGCTATCAAGGCTTGAACCTCCGCCGCCAAAGCGAAGAACTGATGCGCGTGTTTTACCGCGCGATTAAAACCGTCAAACAACTGAGCGGCATCCTCACGCCCATGCTACAAAGCCGCGTTTCTTCGACGCCGATGCGCGTTACCCTGCGGATTGACGACGACTACATCCAAGTGAACAACCAAATCGCTGCGCGACACACCGATATTTTTTTCAGACGACCCGAACACATTTTCAAAATCGTTGAAATCATGCAGCAGCGCAACGACATTACCGCGCTCGAACCGCAAACCCTGCGCGCTTGGTGGGGCGCGACGCGTAAAATCAACCGCAGCTTCTACCAAAATCCCGAAAACCGCCGCCGCTTCGCCGGCTTTTTCCGCCGCGGCAACGGACTGACCCAAACCCTGCGCTTTCTCAACCTCTACGGCGTGTTGGGCCGCTACCTGCCCGCGTGGGAAAAAATCGTCGGCCTGCTCCAGCATGACCTGTTCCACATCTATCCCGTGGACGACCACATCCTCGCCGTCGTCCGCAATGTCCGCCGCCTTGCCCTAGACATGCACAGCCATGAGCTGCCCTACGCCTCCGCACTGATGCAGTCCTTTGAAAAACAAGACATCCTCTATCTCGCCGCCTTCTTCCACGACATCGCCAAAGGACGCGGCGGCGACCATGCCGTACAAGGCATCGCAGACGCGCGCCAATTTGCCGCCGACCACTTCCTCACCGAAGAAGAAAGCGGCCTGCTCGCCTGGCTGGTCGAAAACCACCTGCTCATGTCCACCGTCGCCCAAAAAGAAGACATCCAAGACCCCGACGTACTCGATACCTTCTGCAAACGCGTACAAACCCACGAACGCCTCAGCGCACTCTACCTCCTGACCATTTCCGACATACGCGGCACCAATCCCAAACTGTGGAACGCATGGCGCGCCAGCCTGCTGGAAAGCCTGTTCCACGCCGCCGGACGCTACCTCGCAGGCAACGGAGGCAATCCGCATGCCCTCTTCGGCCGCCGCCAACAAGAAGCCGCCGATTTGCTCACCCGTGCTGCCGTCCCCGAAAAACAGCAGAAAAAACTATGGAACGCGCTCGGTTCCGCCTATTTCGCCCGCCATCAGTCCCGCGAAATCCTGTGGCACGCCGCCAACCTCGTACACGACTTTGAAACCCCTATCGTCCGCAGCCGCATCCTGCCCAAAAGCGACAGCTTCCAAGTCATGGTCTTCATGCCTAACGGTCCGCGCCTGTTCGCCCGCCTCTGCCGCATCTTCAGCCGCCACGGCTTCGACATCCTCGCCGCCCGCGCCTTTATCACCGAACACGACTACATCCTCGACACCTTCATCGTGCAAATCCCCTCACAACACGCCCCCGAAGACTACCCCGACATCCAAAGCGCGCTCGAAGCCGAACTCAACAGCTTTATCCACGGACACACTGTTGCCGAAACCCAAAGCCACAGCCGCCGCATCAGCCGCCGCAGCCGCTACATGCCAATTGCGCCAAGCATCACCATCACCCCCGAAGAAGACTACCCCGACTGGTACTCCGTCGAAATCACCGCCGTCAACCGCCCTTTCCTGCTCGCCGACATGGCGGAAGTCTTCTTCGCCCACAACGTCAGCCTGCGCTACGCCAAAATTTCCACGCTGGACGAACGCGTCGAAGACAGCTTCATCGTCTTCAGCCCCGATTTGAAAAACCCGAAAACGCAGTCGTCGTTGAAACAGGCTTTGTTGGAACAATTATCGGTGTGACGGTTGGATTTAGAGGAAAAGCAAGAGGTCGTCTGAAAACCTGTTTTCAATTTTCAGACG
Above is a window of Neisseria mucosa DNA encoding:
- the lolB gene encoding outer membrane lipoprotein LolB, with translation MKQTNILSAAALTLLITACARPEFPQQNGWQPAETVNDFSAEGRIAVKLEGKGSYANFDWTYQNQVQTININTPIGSTVGQLCQDNQGVLAVDNKGRTYEAATAQELSNRLLGFELPIQYLHIWASGKRVADAPYQLLPGSRLQQFDWTISRTLNSNGKPKTLLLENPKLTLRLAFDNLDDHPEGNTQTQCAARK
- the glnD gene encoding [protein-PII] uridylyltransferase gives rise to the protein MSANLSSALETFNQQRAAAEAHYLKANRVSVFFREYTAAVETLLAALWAEHFQNSALCLMATGGFGRGELYPYSDLDLAVVSSETVSDDLQEKIAAFVQALWDMKLSPSVKSGTVDELCESVRDDITGDTAFLEARFLFGNRQTADELTEKMNAQRNVAAFIEAKLVEMEHRHAKSQGSGAVLEPNIKSCPGGLRDIHTLLWIAKAQGLATNLPALVQQGILTRTEAGMLSHGYRRLAHIRIHLHLNAKRAEDRLLFDLQPQVAESMGYQGLNLRRQSEELMRVFYRAIKTVKQLSGILTPMLQSRVSSTPMRVTLRIDDDYIQVNNQIAARHTDIFFRRPEHIFKIVEIMQQRNDITALEPQTLRAWWGATRKINRSFYQNPENRRRFAGFFRRGNGLTQTLRFLNLYGVLGRYLPAWEKIVGLLQHDLFHIYPVDDHILAVVRNVRRLALDMHSHELPYASALMQSFEKQDILYLAAFFHDIAKGRGGDHAVQGIADARQFAADHFLTEEESGLLAWLVENHLLMSTVAQKEDIQDPDVLDTFCKRVQTHERLSALYLLTISDIRGTNPKLWNAWRASLLESLFHAAGRYLAGNGGNPHALFGRRQQEAADLLTRAAVPEKQQKKLWNALGSAYFARHQSREILWHAANLVHDFETPIVRSRILPKSDSFQVMVFMPNGPRLFARLCRIFSRHGFDILAARAFITEHDYILDTFIVQIPSQHAPEDYPDIQSALEAELNSFIHGHTVAETQSHSRRISRRSRYMPIAPSITITPEEDYPDWYSVEITAVNRPFLLADMAEVFFAHNVSLRYAKISTLDERVEDSFIVFSPDLKNPKTQSSLKQALLEQLSV
- a CDS encoding 50S ribosomal protein L25 encodes the protein MTYEIQASVREAQGTGASRRLRREGQIPGILYGEGQEPVAIAVDHKTVFYALEKESFHTALIKLSLNGETKDVIVRDFQMHPFRREVQHIDFQAVKADQPVRIRVPLHIVNAENSQAVKLQGGRVSLLNTTVEVVALPANIPAYLDLDCTKVVAGDILHLSDIQLPEGVESVSLKRNENLAVATVTGKKR
- a CDS encoding 4-(cytidine 5'-diphospho)-2-C-methyl-D-erythritol kinase gives rise to the protein MIPNEAQAFPAPAKLNLDLRITGKRADGYHNLESIFCLIDLCDTVYLKPRSDDLIILHTPTGDIPPEQDLAYRAASLLQKHTNSKLGVEIWLDKKIPTGAGLGGGSSDAATTLTVLNHWWECRLSRQQLIDLGVTLGADIPFFLFGKNAFAKGIGEQLSPIDIPKQWYVIIKPKAHVSTPKIFSHGNLTRNSKPSIMPTFQSLQPFRNDMQAVVFQEYPEVWEAYCELSKYGSAIMTGSGACVFLSTDSQQEANNIYQQVSQSYEAYCVEGLDIHPLFQMI
- a CDS encoding ribose-phosphate pyrophosphokinase (catalyzes the formation of 5-phospho-alpha-D-ribose 1-phosphate from D-ribose 5-phosphate and ATP), which translates into the protein MAAYDSLMVFTGNANPELAQRVVKHLDISLGEASVSKFSDGEIAIELMENVRGRDVFILQPTCAPTNDNLMEILTMADALKRASAGRITAAIPYFGYARQDRRPRSVRVPISAKLVANMLYSAGIDRVLTVDLHADQIQGFFDIPVDNIYATPILLNDIKQQRIENLTVVSPDIGGVVRARAVAKSLNADLAIIDKRRPKANVAEVMNIIGDIQGRTCLIVDDMIDTANTLCKAAVALKERGAERVLAYASHAVFSGEAVSRIASSEIDQVVVTDTIPLSEAAKQCDRIRQVTIAGLLAETVRRISNEESVSYLFNEEVMTGSMLLP
- a CDS encoding XRE family transcriptional regulator — protein: MSNKLTPPAELPDEQDLRAVLAYNMRLFRVNKGWSQEELARQCGLDRTYVSAVERKRWNIALSNIEKMATALGVAAYQLLLSPQELLNLMTNPSDAQQRSSENDI